The sequence below is a genomic window from Polaribacter vadi.
TCTAATTACTTCAGCTCTTGTGTATACACAGTTGTCAAAAGCTGTTTCTCCATCATCTCTTCTACCCTTTTCTCCAAAGTAAATTCCACCTGTTAATTCACGTAAAAAAACCAAATCTGTTCCTTCAATACGTTCTCTTTTTAAAGGTGATTTATCTAACAAAGAAGGAAATGTAAACGTTGGACGAACATTCGCAAATAAGCCTAATTTTTTACGCATTTTTAGCAATCCTTGTTCTGGACGTACTTTTGCTGATGGATCGTTATCGAACCTTGGATGCCCAATTGCACCAAATAAAACTGCATCTGAAGACGCACAAATTTCGTGCGTTGAATCTGGATAAGGTTCTCCAACTGCATCAATGGCTGCAGCTCCAGTTAAAGCTGGTCTCCATGTAATTTCATGATTGAATTTCTTTGCGATAGCATCTGATACTTTTACTGCTTGGTCTATTACTTCAGGACCAATTCCATCTCCTGCTAATAATGCGATATTTAATTTCATATAATATAAGCTTTTTGCTTTTTACGATTGGCTATTCGCACAATAAAAAAGCGACAATTTAATTTCTATTTATTTCGACTTCAACAAGTTAAGTCTGATATTTGTATTTTTACTAATATTCTTATTATATTTTAAAATGTTCTCGATACAATTTTTTCAAAAAATCGAACATCACTCGAACTGACAATTCTTTTAATCTTTATTAATATTGACCACATAGGAACATAGAAAACATAGACTATGTGAACTTTCATTTCTATGTAATCAGTTCTTGATTTTATTCTCAAACAAGCTAACTGAAAACTGCTACTGCCAACTGCCAACTGAAAACTGCCAACTGTAAACTTATTTTATATAATATTCAACATTTTCTCTGTCGCTTTTATAGCAGATACTGTTTGATCTGAATCTAAACCACGTGTTATAAATTCGTTTTTTTCTCTTTTCCAAGTGATGATTGTTTCACACAAAGCATCAGAATGACTTCCTGGAGGAATACGAACTGCATAATCTATCAAAGCTGGTAATTCTTTTTTACTATGTGTTTTGTACAACTTTTTTAAGGCGTTCATAAAAGCATCAAACTGTCCATCTCCCTGTGCATGGGCTTCATATAAAACACCTTCAACAATTAGTTGTAATGTTGTAGAGGGTTTCATGCCTTTTGCATGTCCTAAAACATAATTTTCTACAACAACGCGTTTCTCAATCGTATCTGAATCTAAAACATCAGAAATAATATAAGGTAAATCATCTTGAGAAACCACCTCTTTTTTATCTCCTAGCTCTATAATTCTCTGTGTTACTTTTTTTAATTCATCATCATTTAAACTGATGCCTAAATCTTGTAAATTCTTTTGAATATTTGCTTTTCCAGATGTTTTTCCTAAAGCATATTTACGTTTTCTACCAAAACGTTCTGGCATTAAATCGTTAAAATATAAGTTGTGCTTGTTATCTCCATCTGCATGAATTCCTGCAGTTTGTGTAAAAACATTGGCACCAACAACTGGTTTATTTACAGGAATTCTAAATCCTGAAAATGTTTCTACCAACTTACTAACTTTGTGTAATGCTTTTTCATTGGTTGTGATATTTACATCAACCAAAAAATCTTTAATAACAGCTAAAACACTAGCCATTGGTGCATTTCCTGCACGTTCACCCATTCCATTAATCGTTAAATGCAAACCATTTGCACCCGCTTTTACAGCTTCCATAACATTGGCAACTCCTAAATCGTAATCATTATGACCATGAAAATCGATATGAATTTCTGGGTATTTTGTGCGGACTTCATCAATATATAAAAACGTTTCTTTTGGAGTTAAAATCCCTAAAGTATCTGGCAATAAAATACGTTCTATATTTTGAGTTACTAAAAAGTCTAAATATTCAAAAACATAGGCTTTAGAATTTCGCATTCCATTGCTCCAATCTTCTAAATACACATTGGTTTTAATATTATTTTTCGCAGCTAAATCTATAGTCGCTTTAATGTCTGCAAAATGTTCTTTTGGTGTTTTTTTAAGTTGATGTTTTAAGTGATTTAAAGAACCTTTGGTTAATAAATTCTGAACTTTTGCACCAGTATCTAACATCCAATCAATAGATTTTCCTCCATCAACAAACGTTAAAACCTCTATTTTATCGATATTATTATTTTCTGATGCCCAAGCAGTAATTTTTTTAACAGCTTGTAATTCGCCCTCAGAAACTCTTGCAGAAGCAATTTCTAAACGATCTACTTTTAATTCTTCTAACAGTAATTTTGCAATGGTTAGTTTTTCTGAAACCGAAAAAGACACGCCTGATGTTTGTTCTCCATCACGCAATGTGGTATCCATTATTTCAATCTTTCTCTTGGTCATTGTTTATGAAAAGTAATTGAGGTTTTTCATTTTGATTCTTATTATTAAAATTCTATTTATAATAAATTTTATGCTGTCTGTTCGAGCGCAGTCGAGAACTCAACTTAGGTCTCGACTGCGCTCGACCTGACATATTTAATTAAACAAAATTTTATATAAATATCAAACCTAAAAAGGTCTTGTTTCTGCGAAATCAACAATTTCTCCTTCAATATTTTTTAGATAATCAATATCATCAAAACCATTTAACATATTGTCTTTTTTGTAGGTATTAATATCAAAAGATTCACTTTCTCCTGTAGCTACTAACGTTACAGTTTGGCTTGGTAAATCGACCTTAATTTCTGTTTTTGGATCTGCCATAATTGCATCAAACAAGCTATCAGCAAAACCTGCAGAAACTTGCACAGGCAAAACCCCAACATTTAAACAGTTGTTCTTAAAAATATCTGCAAAAGCCGATGAAATTACACAACGTAATCCAAAATCATATACAGACCAAGCTGCATGTTCTCTAGACGAACCTGAACCAAAATTTCTACCACCTACCAAAATTTTAGAACCTGCATAAATTTCTTTGTTCAAAGGAAAATCTGCTTTTGGTGTTCCATCTTGGTTGTATCTCCAATCTCTAAAAAAGTTGGTATCAAAATCAACACGTTCTGTCGCTTTTAAAAAACGAGCCGGAATTATTTGATCTGTATCTACATTCTCAATTGGTAATGGATATGCTGTACTTGTTAGTGTTGTAAATTTATCGTATGCCATTTTATTTGGTATTCAGTCTGCCAGTATTCAGCTGGCAGTCATTATGTTATTAAAATATTATTATGCTTGTAAAGAATCAGTTTTTGACTGTAAACTGATACTGTAAACTGCAAACTATACAAGAAGCGTCCTAGGATCTGTAACAACTCCTTGAACTGCAGAAGCTGCTGCTACTAAAGGACTTGCCAATAAAGTTCTAGAACCTGGACCTTGTCTTCCTTCAAAATTTCTGTTAGATGTTGAAACCGATAATTTTCCTGCTGGAATTTTATCATCATTCATAGCCAAACAAGCAGAGCAACCTGGTTCTCTTAACACAAAACCTGCGTCTGTAATAATTTTATCTAAACCTTCTTCTTTAATTTGATCTACCACTTTATGAGATCCTGGCACTAACCAAGCTGTAACATGTGCTGCTTTTTGTCTTCCTTCTACAATAGAACAAAAACCTCTAAAATCTTCAATTCTACCATTTGTACAAGAACCTAAAAACACAAAATCAATCGGTTTGCCAATCATAGAATCGCCTTCATTAAAAGACATATAACCTAACGATTTTTTGTAGGTTTCTACACCACCTTTTAAACTTTCTGCAATCGGAATCGATTTTGTAACCCCCATTCCCATTCCTGGATTGGTTCCATAAGTAATCATTGGTTCAATATCTGAAGCTTGATAAGTAAATTCCTGATCAAAAACAGCATCCTCTTCTGTATATAAAGTTTGCCAATAATTCATGGCTTTGTCCCAAGCATCTCCTGTTGGCGTTTGAGAACGTCCTTTTAAATATTCGAAAGTTTTTGCATCTGGAGCAATCATTCCTCCTCTTGCACCCATTTCTATCGATAAATTACACACTGTCATTCTACCTTCCATAGACATGTCTTCGAAAACTTCACCTGCATATTCTACAAAATAACCAGTAGCTCCAGAAGTAGTTTGTTTTGCTATAATGTATAAAGCAACATCTTTTGGAGTAACTCCCAAACCTAATTTACCAACTACGTTAATACGCATTTTTTTAGGTTTTGGTTGCATAATACATTGTGTAGACAATACCATTTCTACTTCACTAGTTCCAATTCCGAATGCAATTGCACCAAAAGCACCATGAGTTGATGTGTGAGAATCTCCACAAACAATTGTTGCTCCAGGCAATGTAATTCCGTTTTCTGGACCAACAACATGTACAATTCCGTTGTTTTTATCACCTAAACCCCAATGTGAAATTCCGTGCTTTTTAGCATTACTTTCTAAAGCATTTAACTGATTTGCAGACAATGGGTCTTCTACAGGCAAATGCTGATTGATGGTTGGCGTATTATGATCTGCTGTTGCAAATGTGCGTTCTGGATATAATACAGCGTTATTTCTGCTTTCTAATCCTAAAAAAGCAACAGGACTTGTAACTTCGTGAATAAAATGACGGTCTATAAAAAACACATCTGGTCCGTCTTTTATGCTACGAACTACGTGAGAATCCCAAACTTTATCAAATAATGTCTTTGCCATTTTTGTATATTTTTTTTTCGATTTTAATATCAGCTACCAAAAATACTTTTTTTATGCGTTTTTAGGTGGATGGTTTTGGTTCTTGCATTATTTTCAACTGTTCATGATGAACATATCTTTTTGATTATTAGATTTTTATACCGTTTTCAAATACGATGTCTATTTATTTTAGGAAGTTTTGCATTTGCTGTTGATAAGTTTAGCATAAGTGTTTTTAGAATTGATTTTGAATTTTGGTATATTTATGATTCTTAAATTCTTCTTATTTGCTATGGAGGTGTTTCTTATTGATTTTATAAAAGTAAAAAGTAAGTATATGCTTTTGATTGGTAAGGATATGAGGAATTAAAGTGTTTATATAAACATGTTGGACACAATTAAAATCAAAATCGTATGAACGAAAGATTTGAATTACAAAAACAATTCAGGCAAAAACAAGAAAAATATGTCTATTATGTAATAGCTTTATCAGTTGCATCAATTGGATTTGTAGTAAACCAAACTAATGAGGAAAGTTTAAATTTTTA
It includes:
- a CDS encoding alpha-isopropylmalate synthase regulatory domain-containing protein → MTKRKIEIMDTTLRDGEQTSGVSFSVSEKLTIAKLLLEELKVDRLEIASARVSEGELQAVKKITAWASENNNIDKIEVLTFVDGGKSIDWMLDTGAKVQNLLTKGSLNHLKHQLKKTPKEHFADIKATIDLAAKNNIKTNVYLEDWSNGMRNSKAYVFEYLDFLVTQNIERILLPDTLGILTPKETFLYIDEVRTKYPEIHIDFHGHNDYDLGVANVMEAVKAGANGLHLTINGMGERAGNAPMASVLAVIKDFLVDVNITTNEKALHKVSKLVETFSGFRIPVNKPVVGANVFTQTAGIHADGDNKHNLYFNDLMPERFGRKRKYALGKTSGKANIQKNLQDLGISLNDDELKKVTQRIIELGDKKEVVSQDDLPYIISDVLDSDTIEKRVVVENYVLGHAKGMKPSTTLQLIVEGVLYEAHAQGDGQFDAFMNALKKLYKTHSKKELPALIDYAVRIPPGSHSDALCETIITWKREKNEFITRGLDSDQTVSAIKATEKMLNII
- the leuD gene encoding 3-isopropylmalate dehydratase small subunit, translating into MAYDKFTTLTSTAYPLPIENVDTDQIIPARFLKATERVDFDTNFFRDWRYNQDGTPKADFPLNKEIYAGSKILVGGRNFGSGSSREHAAWSVYDFGLRCVISSAFADIFKNNCLNVGVLPVQVSAGFADSLFDAIMADPKTEIKVDLPSQTVTLVATGESESFDINTYKKDNMLNGFDDIDYLKNIEGEIVDFAETRPF
- the leuC gene encoding 3-isopropylmalate dehydratase large subunit — encoded protein: MAKTLFDKVWDSHVVRSIKDGPDVFFIDRHFIHEVTSPVAFLGLESRNNAVLYPERTFATADHNTPTINQHLPVEDPLSANQLNALESNAKKHGISHWGLGDKNNGIVHVVGPENGITLPGATIVCGDSHTSTHGAFGAIAFGIGTSEVEMVLSTQCIMQPKPKKMRINVVGKLGLGVTPKDVALYIIAKQTTSGATGYFVEYAGEVFEDMSMEGRMTVCNLSIEMGARGGMIAPDAKTFEYLKGRSQTPTGDAWDKAMNYWQTLYTEEDAVFDQEFTYQASDIEPMITYGTNPGMGMGVTKSIPIAESLKGGVETYKKSLGYMSFNEGDSMIGKPIDFVFLGSCTNGRIEDFRGFCSIVEGRQKAAHVTAWLVPGSHKVVDQIKEEGLDKIITDAGFVLREPGCSACLAMNDDKIPAGKLSVSTSNRNFEGRQGPGSRTLLASPLVAAASAVQGVVTDPRTLLV